One window from the genome of Saimiri boliviensis isolate mSaiBol1 chromosome 2, mSaiBol1.pri, whole genome shotgun sequence encodes:
- the IMP3 gene encoding U3 small nucleolar ribonucleoprotein IMP3, with protein sequence MVRKLKFHEQKLLKQVDFLNWEVTDHNLHELRVLRRYRLQRREDYTRYNQLSRAVRELARRLRDLPERDPFRVRASAALLDKLYALGLVPTRGSLELCDFVTASSFCRRRLPTVLLKLRMAQHLQAAVAFVEQGHIRVGPDVVTDPAFLVTRSMEDFVTWVDSSKIKRHVLEYNEERDDFDLEA encoded by the coding sequence ATGGTGCGGAAGCTTAAGTTCCACGAGCAGAAGCTGCTGAAGCAGGTGGACTTCCTGAACTGGGAGGTCACCGATCACAACCTGCACGAGCTGCGCGTGCTGCGGCGTTACCGGCTGCAGCGGCGGGAGGACTACACGCGCTACAACCAGCTGAGCCGTGCGGTGCGTGAGCTGGCGCGGCGCCTGCGCGACCTGCCCGAGCGCGACCCGTTCCGCGTGCGCGCTTCCGCCGCGCTGCTGGACAAGCTGTATGCTCTCGGCCTGGTGCCCACGCGCGGTTCGCTGGAGCTCTGCGACTTTGTCACGGCCTCGTCCTTCTGCCGCCGCCGCCTTCCCACCGTGCTCCTCAAGCTGCGCATGGCGCAGCACCTTCAGGCCGCCGTGGCCTTTGTGGAGCAAGGCCACATACGCGTGGGCCCGGACGTGGTGACCGACCCCGCCTTCCTTGTCACGCGCAGCATGGAGGACTTTGTCACTTGGGTCGACTCGTCCAAGATCAAGCGGCACGTGCTGGAGTACAACGAGGAGCGCGATGACTTCGATCTGGAAGCCTAG